The Centroberyx gerrardi isolate f3 chromosome 19, fCenGer3.hap1.cur.20231027, whole genome shotgun sequence genome has a segment encoding these proteins:
- the LOC139913384 gene encoding uncharacterized protein LOC139913384 isoform X2, translating into MEKMDYKDLGNDFEEKLTLTEKSLPLPTESHTIQNEDKGLTKDLLTPDDSAVTDLSPNTESKTDASSRTDPSSRTDARPPTPGTSASPQPKKDAMSSEQRQKLAKERREERAKYIAAKKAQWLEKEEKARRLRESQLEERRRKLEEQRLKAEKRRALLEEKQRQKLEKNKERYEAAIKRSTKKSWAEIRQQRWSWAGGLNQTSRRESRCSASTVNLPRQVDPVINNRLSKSSATLWNSPNRTRSLRLSPWESRIVERLMTPTLSFLARSRSAATLLNNSDSPSASPLTACSHHHPHQNAAERWRVSSASTPDITQRQRRRNSTPMEKKKKEKKDKERENEKEKNALSKEKVQKKKQTTPTNTTPRSRPETSTPKPRNRPPSPAAPKSRPLSPCVPAAAAAAAAAAAAAASKTPSGKKTPPPGSKTRPKRAQTPARVQPQTVTAVTVETNSEPQQPDTPEETKNSSNVPAIVVCSAPVTPPSLSLPVVAAASPAVRSLEPAASAASPAPAVTPANAASPTTPTAAAAAAAPAAPAGRPSAGTNDPEEAARVLAEKRRQAREQREREEQERLEQEHRNRILREEAMVREAEERKRREEEARLMAEQQRLRDEAQRVQEEKEAQERAKAEQEENDRLQRQREEAEAKAREEAERQRIEREKHFQKEEQERLERKRRLEEIMKRTRKSDAGEKKDVKASPQVNGKDTEINKAPGGLQSPREPMNNGAAVLSQSQAVSGPVVNGVQQTTHQNGLSANGEAADFEGRVSDPILAFEGGEPFLMKTGPMKPQHVAVPPPPPPPPLIHGDAPYVSASAKRFCATPQRLIKKCAKQTMNCAEFTVTSICRRGHRGGAELCQEK; encoded by the exons CTCTGCCGTTGCCGACAGAGTCCCACACCATCCAGAATGAGGACAAGGGGCTGACGAAGGACCTTCTGACTCCAGACGACTCGGCCGTCACAGACCTCTCTCCCAATACAGAGTCCAAAACAGACGCCTCCTCCAGGACAGACCCCTCCTCCAGGACAGATGCCAGGCCACCCACCCCTGGCACCAGCGCCAGTCCTCAGCCCAAAAAAG atGCGATGAGCTCAGAGCAGCGACAGAAGCTTGCCaaggagcggagggaggagagggccaAATATATCG CGGCGAAGAAGGCCCAGTggctggagaaggaggagaaggccCGGCGCCTGAGGGAGAGCCAGCTGGAGGAGCGCAGGAGGAAGCTGGAGGAGCAGCGGCTGAAGGCTGAGAAACGCCGGGCCctgctggaggagaaacagagacagaaactaGAAAAGAACAAG GAGAGATATGAGGCAGCTATCAAGAGGTCGACAAAGAAGTCGTGGGCCGAGATCCGCCAGCAGAGATGGTCCTGGGCCGGCGGACTCAACCAGACCTCGCGCAGGGAAA GCAGATGCTCGGCCTCCACGGTCAACTTGCCGAGACAGGTGGACCCTGTCATTAACAACAGGCTGTCCAAGTCCTCTGCCACGCTCTGGAACTCCCCCAACAGAA CCCGCAGCCTGCGCCTGAGCCCCTGGGAGAGCAGGATCGTGGAGCGGCTCATGACCCCGACGCTGTCCTTCCTGGCCCGCAGCCGCAGCGCCGCCACCCTCCTCAACAACAGCGACTCTC CCTCTGCCAGCCCGCTGACCGCCTGCTCCCATCACCACCCGCACCAGAACGCCGCCGAGCGCTGGAGGGTGTCCTCCGCCAGCACGCCCGACATCACCCAGCGCCAGCGCCGACGGAACTCCACGccg atggagaaaaagaagaaagagaaaaaagacaaggaGCGGGAGAACGAAAAAGAGAAGAACGCTCTCTCAAAAGAGAAggtgcagaagaagaaacagacgaCACCCACCAACACGACCCCGAGGTCCAGGCCAGAGACCAG CACTCCAAAGCCCAGAAACAGACCCCCGTCGCCCGCGGCCCCCAAAAGCCGGCCCTTGTCCCCCTGcgtgccagcagcagcagcagcagcagcagcagcagcagcggccgCCGCCTCCAAGACCCCGTCGGGCAAGAAGACCCCTCCTCCTGGCAGCAAGACCCGGCCCAAACGGGCCCAGACCCCCGCCAGAGTACAGCCGCAGACGGTCACTGCGGTCACCGTGGAAACCAACAGCGAACCCCAGCAGCCTGACACTCCTGAGGAGACAAAGA ACTCCAGTAATGTTCCTGCCATTGTGGTGTGCTCTGCCCCGGTTACACCGCCCTCTCTAAGCCTGCCGGTTGTAGCGGCAGCCTCCCCCGCTGTGCGGAGTCTAGAGCCGGCTGCCTCAGCTGCCTCTCCTGCACCGGCTGTTACTCCTGCGAACGCCGCTTCTCCCACTACGCCcaccgctgccgccgccgccgccgctccaGCTGCGCCGGCCGGCAGGCCGTCGGCCGGCACCAACGACCCGGAGGAGGCTGCCCGGGTGCTGGCGGAGAAACGCAGACAAGCCAGAGAgcagcgggagagagaggagcaggagcggCTGGAGCAGGAGCACAGGAACAG GATCCTGCGTGAGGAGGCGATGGTgcgggaggcggaggagaggaagcgcagagaggaggaggcgcgGCTCATGGCTGAGCAGCAGCGTCTGCGGGACGAGGCCCAGCGGgttcaggaggagaaggaggcgcAGGAGAGAGCCAAGGCCGAGCAGGAGGAGAACGACAGGCTGCAGAGACAG aggGAGGAGGCCGAAGCCAAGGCCCGCGAAGAGGCGGAGCGTCAGCgcatagagagggagaaacacttccagaaggaagagcaggagcgactggagaggaagagg CGCCTGGAGGAGATCATGAAGAGGACCAGGAAGAGCGACGCAGGAGAAAAG AAGGATGTCAAGGCCTCTCCGCAGGTCAATGGGAAGGACACAGAGATCAATAAGG CACCTGGAGGCCTGCAGAGCCCTCGGGAGCCAATGAATAATGGCGCAGCGGtcctcagccaatcacaagctGTGTCCGGCCCTGTTGTAAACGGCGTCCAGCAAACCACGCACCAGAACGGCCTCTCAGCCAACGGCGAGGCGGCTGACTTCGAGGGGCGAGTCAGCGATCCGATCCTGGCCTTCGAGGGAGGAGAGCCCTTCCTGATGAAAACAGGCCCCATGAAGCCTCAGCATGTCGCAG tcccccccccccccccccccccccccctcatccaCGGAGACGCGCCTTATGTCTCTGCTTCAGCTAAGAGATTCTGTGCCACACCACAGCGGCTTATAAAGAAGTGTGCCAAACAAACGATGAACTGCGCTGAATTCACTGTAACATCTATCTGCCGCAGAGGACATAGAGGAGGAGCAGAACTCTgccaggaaaaataa
- the LOC139913384 gene encoding uncharacterized protein LOC139913384 isoform X3 — translation MEKMDYKDLGNDFEEKLTLTEKSLPLPTESHTIQNEDKGLTKDLLTPDDSAVTDLSPNTESKTDASSRTDPSSRTDARPPTPGTSASPQPKKDAMSSEQRQKLAKERREERAKYIAAKKAQWLEKEEKARRLRESQLEERRRKLEEQRLKAEKRRALLEEKQRQKLEKNKERYEAAIKRSTKKSWAEIRQQRWSWAGGLNQTSRRETRSLRLSPWESRIVERLMTPTLSFLARSRSAATLLNNSDSHSHHCSRSASASPLTACSHHHPHQNAAERWRVSSASTPDITQRQRRRNSTPMEKKKKEKKDKERENEKEKNALSKEKVQKKKQTTPTNTTPRSRPETSTPKPRNRPPSPAAPKSRPLSPCVPAAAAAAAAAAAAAASKTPSGKKTPPPGSKTRPKRAQTPARVQPQTVTAVTVETNSEPQQPDTPEETKNSSNVPAIVVCSAPVTPPSLSLPVVAAASPAVRSLEPAASAASPAPAVTPANAASPTTPTAAAAAAAPAAPAGRPSAGTNDPEEAARVLAEKRRQAREQREREEQERLEQEHRNRILREEAMVREAEERKRREEEARLMAEQQRLRDEAQRVQEEKEAQERAKAEQEENDRLQRQREEAEAKAREEAERQRIEREKHFQKEEQERLERKRRLEEIMKRTRKSDAGEKKDVKASPQVNGKDTEINKAPGGLQSPREPMNNGAAVLSQSQAVSGPVVNGVQQTTHQNGLSANGEAADFEGRVSDPILAFEGGEPFLMKTGPMKPQHVAVPPPPPPPPLIHGDAPYVSASAKRFCATPQRLIKKCAKQTMNCAEFTVTSICRRGHRGGAELCQEK, via the exons CTCTGCCGTTGCCGACAGAGTCCCACACCATCCAGAATGAGGACAAGGGGCTGACGAAGGACCTTCTGACTCCAGACGACTCGGCCGTCACAGACCTCTCTCCCAATACAGAGTCCAAAACAGACGCCTCCTCCAGGACAGACCCCTCCTCCAGGACAGATGCCAGGCCACCCACCCCTGGCACCAGCGCCAGTCCTCAGCCCAAAAAAG atGCGATGAGCTCAGAGCAGCGACAGAAGCTTGCCaaggagcggagggaggagagggccaAATATATCG CGGCGAAGAAGGCCCAGTggctggagaaggaggagaaggccCGGCGCCTGAGGGAGAGCCAGCTGGAGGAGCGCAGGAGGAAGCTGGAGGAGCAGCGGCTGAAGGCTGAGAAACGCCGGGCCctgctggaggagaaacagagacagaaactaGAAAAGAACAAG GAGAGATATGAGGCAGCTATCAAGAGGTCGACAAAGAAGTCGTGGGCCGAGATCCGCCAGCAGAGATGGTCCTGGGCCGGCGGACTCAACCAGACCTCGCGCAGGGAAA CCCGCAGCCTGCGCCTGAGCCCCTGGGAGAGCAGGATCGTGGAGCGGCTCATGACCCCGACGCTGTCCTTCCTGGCCCGCAGCCGCAGCGCCGCCACCCTCCTCAACAACAGCGACTCTC ACTCTCACCACTGCTCCCGTTCAGCCTCTGCCAGCCCGCTGACCGCCTGCTCCCATCACCACCCGCACCAGAACGCCGCCGAGCGCTGGAGGGTGTCCTCCGCCAGCACGCCCGACATCACCCAGCGCCAGCGCCGACGGAACTCCACGccg atggagaaaaagaagaaagagaaaaaagacaaggaGCGGGAGAACGAAAAAGAGAAGAACGCTCTCTCAAAAGAGAAggtgcagaagaagaaacagacgaCACCCACCAACACGACCCCGAGGTCCAGGCCAGAGACCAG CACTCCAAAGCCCAGAAACAGACCCCCGTCGCCCGCGGCCCCCAAAAGCCGGCCCTTGTCCCCCTGcgtgccagcagcagcagcagcagcagcagcagcagcagcggccgCCGCCTCCAAGACCCCGTCGGGCAAGAAGACCCCTCCTCCTGGCAGCAAGACCCGGCCCAAACGGGCCCAGACCCCCGCCAGAGTACAGCCGCAGACGGTCACTGCGGTCACCGTGGAAACCAACAGCGAACCCCAGCAGCCTGACACTCCTGAGGAGACAAAGA ACTCCAGTAATGTTCCTGCCATTGTGGTGTGCTCTGCCCCGGTTACACCGCCCTCTCTAAGCCTGCCGGTTGTAGCGGCAGCCTCCCCCGCTGTGCGGAGTCTAGAGCCGGCTGCCTCAGCTGCCTCTCCTGCACCGGCTGTTACTCCTGCGAACGCCGCTTCTCCCACTACGCCcaccgctgccgccgccgccgccgctccaGCTGCGCCGGCCGGCAGGCCGTCGGCCGGCACCAACGACCCGGAGGAGGCTGCCCGGGTGCTGGCGGAGAAACGCAGACAAGCCAGAGAgcagcgggagagagaggagcaggagcggCTGGAGCAGGAGCACAGGAACAG GATCCTGCGTGAGGAGGCGATGGTgcgggaggcggaggagaggaagcgcagagaggaggaggcgcgGCTCATGGCTGAGCAGCAGCGTCTGCGGGACGAGGCCCAGCGGgttcaggaggagaaggaggcgcAGGAGAGAGCCAAGGCCGAGCAGGAGGAGAACGACAGGCTGCAGAGACAG aggGAGGAGGCCGAAGCCAAGGCCCGCGAAGAGGCGGAGCGTCAGCgcatagagagggagaaacacttccagaaggaagagcaggagcgactggagaggaagagg CGCCTGGAGGAGATCATGAAGAGGACCAGGAAGAGCGACGCAGGAGAAAAG AAGGATGTCAAGGCCTCTCCGCAGGTCAATGGGAAGGACACAGAGATCAATAAGG CACCTGGAGGCCTGCAGAGCCCTCGGGAGCCAATGAATAATGGCGCAGCGGtcctcagccaatcacaagctGTGTCCGGCCCTGTTGTAAACGGCGTCCAGCAAACCACGCACCAGAACGGCCTCTCAGCCAACGGCGAGGCGGCTGACTTCGAGGGGCGAGTCAGCGATCCGATCCTGGCCTTCGAGGGAGGAGAGCCCTTCCTGATGAAAACAGGCCCCATGAAGCCTCAGCATGTCGCAG tcccccccccccccccccccccccccctcatccaCGGAGACGCGCCTTATGTCTCTGCTTCAGCTAAGAGATTCTGTGCCACACCACAGCGGCTTATAAAGAAGTGTGCCAAACAAACGATGAACTGCGCTGAATTCACTGTAACATCTATCTGCCGCAGAGGACATAGAGGAGGAGCAGAACTCTgccaggaaaaataa